The following nucleotide sequence is from Vitis vinifera cultivar Pinot Noir 40024 chromosome 14, ASM3070453v1.
CTCGACGCCTCATGGATGGACAAGATTAAAGGAGTTTTAACAGGCAAAAAGGCCGCCCCAGATGGCCAAATCACCACCGAAGAATTCACCCTCCTTCGTAAGCTCCCGATCACTGCTCTGTTTTAGCACCAGTGAACGCAAAAGCTAGAAATGTTCTCTTGATTGGCGATTGATTTTTCACCTTTTTAATGTCTTCAGATTTTTGGAAAACCACTTTGCTTTGGTTTGTGAAAATTTCTGttgttttgtttcaaatttgcgttctttttttctttgagcCTGTTAACAAATTTTTGGGGAAAATGTAAGATTTGTTGATCTTTTATAGGGCTTGttggttgtttttattttcttcttttcaattatttcttcttcttcttcttattattttggGTTTCAGGTTTTGCAAATGAGCTGAAGGCCGCAAGGGCTGCAGGGACATTTAAAAGGTTTGTAGTGGGTCGAAGCAGTGAGGCCACATTTGCTGATGCTTTCGGGAAGCAGGAAGCGATTATTCGATATCTTGGACGTTTTGATCCTTCTGGAGATGTTAGTTTTTAACCCTTTAATCCAatctatctttttattttcaagattaTTTTGCCAGTTTTTTTGCTTCAAATGAATATTATCTGCAAAGATTGCCACTAGTTCCCGAATTATCTGAATTTTTTAAGCTTAAAAGTATCCAAGTAATTATAATAGTTTCCACCTTAATCTGCATCTTAGATCACTCCTCTGCTGAATAATTTCTTTGTAATAAATATGCAGTTCAGCACAAGATTAATTGCAACTGCCAATTCGATTTGATTGTTTAAGCAGTGCAGCTGAGAGGCTGTTATATGTTGGGAATGTTCTGATTTGGTTATATAGATGTTGGTTTCGGGTCTTTGGTTTATTGATTGCAGAATCTGCAAACTAGTCAAAAGCAAGAAGCGGCAAAAAATTGTAATTGCACAATAGCTGATGTCGAGAATGCTCTTGCAAAGTTTACTTGGGCTAAACAAGCACACAAGAAATTGGAGAAGTTAAAGGAAGAAGGGAAACCAATCCCAAAGTCGATGGCTGAGGTACTATTTCCTGCATCTTATTATAGCATTTTTACTTCCAAAATGGGGTTATACTTGTATGGGTAATAGAGGCCATCTTAATGGGTCACCATATATGGGGCTATTCATTAAACGGTTTTATTTTCTAACTTAACTTGTTTTGGATTTAATGGGAGAATGTATCTGTACATGCACTTCTGAGGGTGAGTTTCAGTGTCCTTGTCTTTGCTTATAATGTAGAACACATCCTAGGGTCTTCCTGGCTGTAAATACATGGTCAAGGACTGGGACTTCATTCCACCAGAAGGCTAAATCCTATGCTTGGATTAGTGGAGGAGTATGATTAGTTCCATTaaaattgatatgaattttgatGGGTTTAGAGCATTTATGGGTTTTAGATCTCAGTGAAAGGAAGACATATGGAACCTGGTATGGGATAATGATGTTTAAGGTAGATTACTATTATTTTAGGCCTTTTGTGAATTGTGCTGGAAGATGCTGTTCTGATTGCATTGCTAGTGTGGGTTTGTATAGAATTGGAGCAAAACTTTGCCTTAAGCATGGTTGTTTTCTTAATCTTTCAAATATAGTGCTTTGGATAAATGGAATGTCAGAGGACTTATATTGGAGGATTAGAAGTTACAGATCAATGGGTCTAATTCTTTCTTAACTTGAGAATACTATATGTTTATGTATGAATAGGTAACAAAAAAATGTATGtacaccatatatatatatagtatgcATCAGTTTGTTTGTTATACTTCTCAGTTGTGTACAGAATATAGAAAACATGGTGACCTGGTTGTCAtgttcatgttatttttttgcAAGGTATGGGTTATGTTCTTTATGGTTAGTAATAAACCTGATTATTAAGCCTTTTTTGGAATCAACTGCACACAATGAGTCTTGAGTTGATTTGGATATCTGAAATTCATATGTTGTCTTTTTAGATATTCTGGGAACATGTTTATTCTCATGTAAGCAAACCTCTATTAGATAGGAACCAGTGGTTTAAAATGCAGACTATTGGCTGAAATGGGGTATTTTTcagtttcttgtttttcacccaaaaattagataaaaaatcagaaaaatattCATTGGTCTTGTTTGCTAACTATTGATGTTTGACCACCACTCTAATCATATTTTGCCATTCTTTATGATCAATGGTCTCAAAGTATTTAGTCACTCCATGTTTTCAGAAACTTGTTAGAACTGCTTTACAGAAAATGTTCCATGTTGGTTATTTTTCTcctaaaattttcctttaaacATGGAATGTTTCAAATGTACTtactttattcttttcttttctaatgtGAAACAAACATATTCATTGTACTAAAGGGTAATACAGAGAAGGATGAGCAATCCTTTCAAGATGCATGATTTCTGATTAGAAAGTAGAGCCCTATATTACCCagcagaaaataaaaatatttgcacGAATATACTAATTATACTTGGTATTTTTTGTTCTGTAGTTGCAAAAGCTGATGGGTTCAACACCGGTGGATCTTGCCAGGTCTAACTTGGCTAAAAGTGGTCAAATAAGTAGAAATGCACTCTGCCCATGTGGTTCCAAAAAGAGATACAAGCGGTACTTTACATTGTTTTTCAGAACAGTTTAACTCTAATTTCTTGACTTGTTTACAGAATTTGTGAGAGCATTTAGTTAGGGTAGCTTTGTTCAATCATTTTGCTTGACTTGTAATCTGGATATTCCATACAGTTATATTTCTGTGTTTAACACAGTTTTCAAACATATAGAAACAATAGATTTGTTGATATGGATTAGTAAAATaatgaaggatgagaaatccttccaaaaCACAAAAGAACtgataaaagaaagaagaaaataaaagtgaacTTTTCCAAATGAAGGCAAAAGTAGCTGCAAAACTGAAAGATGTATGAGAactatttacaaataaaaaaaacttatgctTAATGTATGTCTTGATGTGGTATCAATTCTGCATGGATGATCTAGATTTCCTTCTTTGCAGCTTACTTGATTCTCTCATGATATCGACTGTCTATTAAAattgcttgatttttaataTCTTTCTATATACTTTTAACTATATTGTGATAGTGGTAAATTGAAATTGTTCATCCTTTCCCCCTCTTTGTAATCAATGGAGAGTAAGAAAATGTTTCATACTTTtgagattcatttttttttaatatctgaAACACAAgtattttctattaattaaaaaattcaagagaGACAAGACATCCTTCTACAATATGCAACTATAATCGAAACAAGTGAAGAACCTCCTTAAAGAGAAGCCATATGGGCTGGACAATTGAGGAGGATTacataaatgtaagaatgaagtgaaatatttgaagaatcATGGTCTTCTTTAACCGTATGTATCAGTTGGTAGTTTTCATGCTAGTTAGTTGATTTGCCCAGGTCGCCTTGGGTTTCTAAAGCATCTTGGCTTGCAGTTAAAAACATCTACGGAAACTTCCATCCATCTTACCATAAGCTCTAGTTTGAGTGGAACTCAGCTAGGACTCATGTTTGGATGGCTGACTCTTTAGATGTTCAGAGTTTATGTAATGGAAGCTGAAATAGTTTCAtggaaatatttaacaaaaatatatcaatttttttttttataaatcttgaGCTAAATTTGTCATAAAGGGTTGGATTGAAGATATTTTTACCATGTATGGAAAGCAATCAGGAAAAGCCTTTCCTTTGTAATTATGTGCTACCTTCTAATATGTACATCTAGGAGAGTAGGCTACGTATCTTAAAAACTTGTCTACCCAAGCACATGTACATACATGTGTAGTTATTCTAAATTGATGATTGCACAAAACTTGTCTAACTATATGTTGATTGCACagattttagttatttaatttgcatatgttttttcattatttaaatcaattcGCTTATTTGCCTTTTTTCTTGTATAGGTGCTGCGGAAAGGATTGAAGATTTTAAAGAAGAGATACATGAAAACCTTACTCTGACCTTGATATGGGAGAGATTTCCTGAGATTGTACAAATTCATTTGCTGTTTCAAATGGCATCTTGTTAGAGCCTTTTGGTTAATTTGCTACATGGACACTGGCTGCAAAGGTGTTTTAAAATTTGCTTTCATGGACTAGACTGTCTACATGCTGGTTAATTAACCTGATTGAGTGCTTGTATTCATGCAGGCTGTTGTTTTTGCTTCCATGGAGTATATCTATAGGCCAGCTAAGCAATTGAGTGGCTTGTATTTATACATTGTTCTGGTCATGAAATTCAGGCAGAACaaattttactaataaaatgtATGAAATCTCTCTTCACCCTTTTAAGTGGGTTGATATTTAGTTTTTCTGAATGTTGAATGTCtttctttttaatacaaaaattgaTGGTGCATTTCTGACTTCGAGCTCACCTAGTAGCCTAAAGCTTAAATCAAGAGGAGTTGATGCTGGGGAATTCTGTCTTATTAAACTAACAACAATTTAAATAATCCTTTCATAGGCCTTAGAAGATTTGGAACAACTTGTTATGGAAGTTCTATTTTTGCATGGTTTTCTACAAGAACAAGTGTACATGTGCTAGACTTGGTGTTCATCATCATGATCACTCGGATGTTTGTAAGTCATAGAAAGCTCTCTATGAACTGAAACAAGCTCCCTGTGCCTATGATGTTTGTGTATGGTGATGAAAAGAATatgtttattgttttattataagTTGGTGGTATGGTATTGAAAGCTTCTTGTTGCTTTGTTCTAAGTTGGTGATGATGTCACACAAGAAAGGTTTAGGAAAGCCTACTTATTTTTTGGGTGTTAAAACATTCACTTCACATTTGACATTTGTTTTCAACAATAATTTTGTTGGAAGATATTGAtag
It contains:
- the LOC100260646 gene encoding uncharacterized protein LOC100260646, whose protein sequence is MASLRTLRNIYKNNPTFLFSSSSSSTFSYHYRQLPPSQHRSIFSTSHLDASWMDKIKGVLTGKKAAPDGQITTEEFTLLRFANELKAARAAGTFKRFVVGRSSEATFADAFGKQEAIIRYLGRFDPSGDNLQTSQKQEAAKNCNCTIADVENALAKFTWAKQAHKKLEKLKEEGKPIPKSMAELQKLMGSTPVDLARSNLAKSGQISRNALCPCGSKKRYKRCCGKD